From Virgibacillus ihumii, the proteins below share one genomic window:
- a CDS encoding efflux RND transporter permease subunit, with protein sequence MVDYLPDDAPSMQAMDLMEKEFDTPIANARVMVRDVSITEALAYKEKLKAIEGVTGVTWLDDVIDLKKPIEMADQNTVETYYTDDIALFSITIRDGAEVETTDQIYNLIGEENAISGEAVDTAVSQKMAGQESLNAALLLIPIIIIILVLSTNSWVEPVFFLTAIGISVVINLGTNIFIGEISYVTQSVAPILQLAVSLDYAIFLLHSFQDYRKQVSDPKEAMRLAIKQSFPAIAASASTTFFGFIALTFMDFGIGADLGVNLVKGIALSFISVIVFLPALTLMFYKWIDRTQHKPLVPNFKNIGKWVMKFRIPSLLLVLVLIVPAFLAQSQTTFIYGTGEHPESTRAGADAAAIQEEFGQNTPMVLLVPKGDMAKEEELVQHLKELPNVSSVISYVSTVGSAIPPGYLEEAATEPFYSENYTRITLNTETGSEGEKAFSLIEDVRDTAESYYNQVHLLGESVTLYDIKNIVEEDNTVVNLLTVITIAIVLFVTFRSISIPVVLLLTIQSAVWLNLSVPYFANQSLVYVGYLIISTVQLAATVDYGILFTEYYTKLRQEMPAMKAIKKTIDDKVFAIFISASILSSVGFILSLTSSNPIVSSIGLLLGRGALLAFLMVVFVLPAMLVLFDRVIEKTTLKANFYKGKGTHDEV encoded by the coding sequence ATGGTTGATTATTTGCCGGATGATGCACCATCAATGCAGGCCATGGATTTAATGGAAAAGGAATTTGATACGCCGATTGCGAATGCGCGTGTTATGGTTCGTGATGTATCGATTACTGAGGCTTTAGCATACAAAGAAAAACTGAAAGCAATTGAAGGGGTAACCGGAGTAACTTGGCTGGATGATGTGATTGATTTAAAAAAGCCAATTGAAATGGCTGATCAAAATACGGTGGAAACGTATTATACAGATGATATTGCTTTATTTTCGATAACGATTCGTGATGGCGCTGAAGTTGAAACGACGGATCAAATTTATAATTTGATTGGTGAGGAAAACGCTATTTCAGGAGAGGCAGTAGATACAGCGGTATCACAAAAAATGGCTGGTCAGGAGTCATTAAATGCAGCGTTGTTATTAATTCCAATCATTATCATCATTTTAGTACTATCGACGAATTCCTGGGTGGAACCGGTATTCTTCTTAACAGCGATTGGAATTTCAGTTGTCATTAATTTAGGAACGAATATTTTCATCGGTGAAATATCGTACGTTACACAGTCGGTGGCACCGATTCTGCAGCTGGCCGTATCGTTGGATTATGCTATCTTTTTACTGCATAGTTTTCAGGATTATCGCAAACAAGTTTCAGATCCGAAAGAAGCGATGCGGTTAGCTATTAAACAATCGTTTCCGGCAATTGCGGCCAGTGCATCGACAACGTTTTTCGGTTTTATCGCACTGACATTTATGGATTTTGGAATTGGTGCTGATTTAGGCGTTAACCTTGTAAAAGGAATTGCGCTAAGCTTTATCAGTGTCATCGTCTTCTTACCTGCTTTAACGCTGATGTTTTACAAGTGGATTGATCGGACGCAGCACAAACCATTAGTGCCGAACTTTAAAAATATCGGCAAATGGGTAATGAAGTTCAGGATTCCAAGTTTACTGTTAGTCCTGGTCCTGATCGTTCCGGCATTTTTAGCCCAAAGCCAAACAACTTTTATTTACGGTACTGGTGAACACCCGGAATCAACGCGGGCTGGTGCAGATGCAGCTGCTATTCAAGAGGAGTTTGGGCAAAACACCCCGATGGTTCTGCTTGTTCCGAAAGGGGATATGGCGAAGGAAGAAGAGCTCGTCCAACATTTGAAGGAACTTCCTAATGTGTCGAGTGTCATTTCATACGTGAGTACTGTCGGTTCCGCCATTCCGCCTGGCTATTTGGAAGAAGCGGCGACAGAGCCATTTTATTCAGAAAATTACACGCGAATCACACTGAACACTGAGACTGGTTCAGAGGGTGAAAAAGCCTTTTCGTTAATTGAGGATGTTCGGGATACAGCTGAATCGTATTATAATCAGGTTCACCTGCTCGGTGAAAGTGTGACGCTGTATGATATAAAAAACATCGTTGAAGAAGACAACACAGTTGTGAATTTACTGACGGTTATTACGATTGCCATCGTTCTTTTCGTCACATTCCGATCGATCTCCATACCTGTTGTCTTATTACTGACGATTCAATCGGCTGTATGGTTGAACTTATCGGTCCCATACTTTGCGAATCAGTCACTGGTATATGTCGGATATCTGATTATCAGTACGGTACAGCTGGCCGCAACAGTCGATTACGGTATTCTTTTCACAGAATATTATACGAAGCTGCGTCAGGAAATGCCTGCCATGAAGGCGATTAAGAAAACGATTGATGATAAAGTTTTTGCGATATTTATCTCCGCTTCGATTTTATCAAGTGTCGGATTTATTTTATCGCTCACATCATCAAATCCGATAGTGTCGTCGATTGGCTTACTATTGGGCAGGGGGGCATTGCTTGCATTTCTAATGGTTGTATTCGTTCTGCCGGCTATGTTGGTCCTATTTGATCGAGTAATTGAAAAAACAACGTTAAAAGCAAACTTTTATAAGGGAAAGGGGACTCATGATGAGGTTTAA